The Populus nigra chromosome 19, ddPopNigr1.1, whole genome shotgun sequence genome includes a window with the following:
- the LOC133679124 gene encoding splicing factor U2af small subunit A-like yields MKHPTMLHEATFSLDREMTKANKTGISESGEEEAQGERVSGESFAERLASIFGTEKDRVNCPFYFKIRACRHGDRCSRLHTKPSISRTLLLSNMYRRPDMITLGVNALGNPIDPREIQQYFEDLYEELSKYGEIESLKSVTILLSTWASDYCGFLHRDRLL; encoded by the exons atgaaACATCCTACAATGCTTCACGAAGCAACATTCTCCTTGGACAGAGAAATGACGAAGGCAAACAAAACTGGTATATCTGAATCCGGTGAGGAGGAAGCACAGGGAGAGAGAGTTTCCGGCGAATCATTTGCGGAGCGCTTGGCGTCGATATTTGGAACAGAGAAAGACAGAGTGAACTGTCCGTTTTACTTCAAGATCCGAGCTTGTAGACACGGTGACCGATGCTCTCGTCTCCACACCAAACCAAGCATCAGCCGTACTCTTCTCTTATCAAACATGTACCGGCGTCCTGATATGATCACTCTTGGCGTCAATGCACTGGGTAACCCTATCGATCCTCGCGAAATCCAGCAATACTTCGAG GATCTTTATGAGGAGCTAAGCAAATACGGAGAAATTGAGAGCTTGAAGTCTGTGACAATCTTGCTGAGCACATG GGCGTCTGATTATTGCGGGTTTCTCCACCGTGACAGACTTCTGTGA
- the LOC133679767 gene encoding uncharacterized protein LOC133679767, which translates to MPSESDKWGWEHVSVFGGFDRESGTKRWKCNHCNLRYNGSYSRVRAHLLGVSGVGVKSCPSIDRSLREAFQVLEEERVAQKKKKSCVIGKPGKLMRTSQPTLSWKTITREDVDDIVARFFYADGLNIDIINSSYFREMVKAIGSFGSGYELPSIDKLSDSFLSKEKGRIEKSVALVRESWPHTGCTILCAGRLDGALGSLNISIFVSSSRGLVFLKAVDVDDTDEGEHVFTSALTDTIMEVGPTNVLQIVSHPGDACKSSESYVLSKFPNIFWSPCTSHSVFMLMEEIAEVEWVKPIVLRAKAIEECMITYQHNSSCSFGQNLKELSDPISAKFAPSYCFLLRVFGLRQSLQDMVVSEDWKQWKHNIAEDVVNVESAILDDGFWRNAHSLLQLYEPFVRLLATMDIGKSVIGAAYDWRFQALEALRSQAIDDGILNQLERLVENRWDVLFSPLHAAGYLLNPRYIGKGQTKDKSVMRGWKATLERYEGESTARRVLREQLSSYWRLEGSLGEEDAVDCRDKMDPVAWWENFGFETPSLQTLAIKVLSQVSSVAMFEEIWQANDFSCREAAGRLGVQKMEDLFFIRNNLRLHGRINGNLCFSFAQRNAFSSSSSGVKTREGLHLDQSNAMVDIHEKL; encoded by the coding sequence ATGCCATCAGAATCTGATAAGTGGGGATGGGAACATGTTAGTGTGTTTGGTGGATTTGACAGGGAAAGTGGTACAAAAAGGTGGAAATGTAACCACTGTAATCTACGATATAATGGATCTTATTCACGTGTCAGGGCCCACCTTCTAGGCGTCTCAGGTGTTGGGGTCAAAAGTTGTCCTTCTATCGACAGGTCTTTACGAGAAGCATTTCAGGTCCTAGAAGAGGAGCGTGTTgcacagaagaagaaaaagagctGTGTCATTGGGAAGCCTGGTAAACTTATGCGGACTTCTCAGCCAACTCTTTCCTGGAAAACCATCACAAGAGAAGATGTAGATGACATAGTAGCTAGATTTTTTTATGCTGATGGTTTAAATATTGATATCATCAACTCTTCTTACTTTCGTGAAATGGTGAAAGCAATTGGTTCTTTTGGGTCTGGGTATGAGCTCCCATCAATAGATAAGCTGTCTGATTCTTTTCTAAGCAAAGAGAAAGGGAGGATTGAAAAATCAGTAGCTCTAGTTAGGGAGTCCTGGCCACATACGGGATGCACAATACTGTGTGCAGGTCGATTAGATGGTGCATTAGGTAGCCTAAACATCAGTATATTTGTCTCCAGCTCAAGGGGACTTGTATTCTTAAAAGCAGTTGATGTGGATGATACTGATGAGGGAGAGCATGTGTTTACTAGTGCTCTCACTGATACAATTATGGAAGTTGGCCCCACAAATGTTCTTCAGATAGTCTCACATCCAGGCGATGCATGCAAATCATCTGAATCCTATGTATTGTCGAAGTTCCCTAATATATTTTGGTCTCCTTGCACTTCACATTCTGTGTTCATGTTGATGGAAGAAATAGCTGAAGTGGAATGGGTAAAACCTATTGTCTTGCGTGCCAAGGCAATTGAGGAATGCATGATCACATATCAACACAATTCATCATGTTCTTTTGGTCAAAATTTGAAAGAGTTGTCTGATCCAATATCTGCCAAATTTGCACCTTCCTATTGTTTTCTCCTGAGGGTCTTCGGGCTAAGGCAATCACTTCAGGATATGGTTGTTAGTGAGGACTGGAAGCAATGGAAGCATAATATTGCAGAGGATGTTGTAAATGTGGAATCTGCCATTTTAGATGACGGTTTCTGGAGAAATGCTCATTCGCTGTTGCAGTTGTATGAGCCATTTGTAAGGTTGCTTGCTACCATGGATATTGGCAAATCTGTTATTGGGGCAGCTTATGACTGGCGGTTTCAGGCACTTGAAGCCTTGAGGAGTCAGGCAATTGATGATGGCATATTGAATCAGTTAGAAAGGCTGGTTGAGAACAGGTGGGATGTTCTATTTTCCCCTCTTCACGCTGCAGGTTATTTACTGAATCCTAGATATATTGGGAAGGGTCAAACAAAAGATAAATCTGTAATGCGGGGCTGGAAAGCTACTCTAGAAAGATACGAGGGTGAAAGCACAGCCAGGCGTGTTCTCAGAGAGCAGCTCAGCTCATACTGGCGTCTGGAGGGATCCTTGGGAGAGGAAGATGCTGTGGATTGCAGGGATAAAATGGACCCAGTTGCATGGTGGGAAAACTTCGGTTTTGAAACACCCAGCTTGCAAACACTAGCCATAAAGGTTCTGAGCCAGGTTTCAAGTGTTGCTATGTTTGAGGAGATTTGGCAAGCTAATGACTTCTCATGTCGAGAAGCAGCAGGCAGGTTGGGAGTGCAGAAAATGGAAGATCTTTTTTTCATTCGCAACAATCTCAGACTTCATGGTCGAATAAATGGGAATTTATGCTTCTCATTTGCCCAAAGAAACGCCTTTTCAAGCTCCTCTTCTGGAGTTAAGACACGGGAAGGTCTGCATCTTGATCAATCTAATGCGATGGTAGATAtccatgaaaaattataa
- the LOC133679766 gene encoding glucomannan 4-beta-mannosyltransferase 2-like has product MAEVSPKVMIPESFQFQVSSSDIAGQLTLIWELLKAPLIVPLLTLGVYICLAMSLMLFMERVYMGIVIILVKLFWKKPDKRYKWEPMQDDLESGNLNFPVVLVQIPMFNEREVYKLSIGAASNLSWPADRLVIQVLDDSTDPAIKQMVELECQRWASKGINIRYQIRENRTGYKAGALKEGLKRSYVKHCEYVCIFDADFQPEPDYLRRAIPFLIHNPDIALVQGRWRFVNADECLLTRMQEMSLDYHFTVEQEVGSATHAFFGFNGTAGVWRIAAINEAGGWKDRTTVEDMDLAVRASLRGWKFLYLGDLQVKSELPSTFKAFRFQQHRWSCGPANLFRKMVMEIVRNKKVRFWKKVYVIYSFFFVRKIIAHMVTFSFYCVVLPLTILVPEVKVPIWGAVYIPSVITILNSVGTPRSIHLLFYWILFENVMSLHRTKATFIGLLEAGRANEWVVTEKLGNTLQKAAEAKKSNPKAPRKFRFKFTDRLNTLELGFSAFLFLCGCYDFVNGKNCYFVYLWLQTVTFFITGIGYVGTII; this is encoded by the exons atgGCTGAAGTTTCGCCGAAAGTCATGATACCTGAATCATTTCAGTTTCAGGTATCAAGTTCTGATATTGCAGGTCAGCTTACACTCATCTGGGAGCTACTAAAAGCACCATTGATAGTTCCTTTGTTGACACTTGGGGTTTACATTTGCTTAGCCATGTCACTCATGCTCTTCATGGAGAGAGTTTACATGGGTATTGTCATAATCCTTGTTAAGCTCTTTTGGAAGAAACCAGACAAGCGTTACAAATGGGAGCCCATGCAAGATGATTTGGAATCTGGCAATCTTAACTTCCCTGTTGTTCTTGTTCAAATCCCAATGTTCAACGAAAGAGAG GTTTACAAGCTATCCATTGGTGCAGCCTCTAATCTTTCCTGGCCAGCAGATCGTCTTGTGATCCAAGTCCTGGATGATTCAACTGACCCTGCCATCAAG CAAATGGTGGAGCTAGAGTGTCAAAGATGGGCGAGCAAAGGCATAAACATAAGGTACCAAATCAGGGAGAACAGAACAGGCTACAAAGCTGGTGCTTTAAAAGAAGGCCTAAAGAGAAGCTATGTTAAACACTGCGAATATGTTTGCATCTTTGATGCTGATTTCCAGCCTGAGCCTGACTACCTCCGGCGTGCCATTCCTTTCTTGATCCACAATCCTGACATTGCCCTCGTTCAAGGTCGCTGGAGATTTG TGAATGCAGATGAGTGCTTGTTGACAAGAATGCAAGAAATGTCTTTGGATTATCATTTTACTGTGGAACAAGAAGTTGGGTCAGCTACTCATGCATTCTTTGGCTTCAAtg GGACTGCTGGGGTATGGAGAATTGCGGCCATTAATGAGGCTGGTGGGTGGAAGGACAGAACTACAGTGGAGGACATGGATCTTGCAGTCCGAGCTAGTCTCAGGGGCTGGAAATTTCTCTACCTTGGTGACCTCCAA GTAAAAAGTGAACTTCCAAGTACATTCAAAGCTTTCCGGTTCCAGCAGCACAGGTGGTCCTGCGGTCCTGCTAATCTGTTCAGGAAAATGGTTATGGAGATTGTTAGAAATAAG AAAGTTAGGTTCTGGAAAAAGGTCTATGTGATCTACAGCTTTTTCTTCGTTCGCAAGATCATAGCTCACATGGTGACCTTCTCCTTCTACTGCGTTGTACTTCCATTGACTATTTTGGTCCCTGAAGTCAAGGTTCCGATCTGGGGAGCCGTTTACATTCCTTCTGTCATTACCATTCTAAATTCAGTAGGAACTCCAAG GTCAATTCACTTGTTGTTTTACTGGATCCTTTTCGAAAACGTTATGTCTTTGCACCGGACTAAGGCAACGTTCATCGGTCTGCTTGAAGCAGGGCGAGCCAATGAGTGGGTTGTCACTGAAAAACTAGGAAACACACTCCAGAAAGCAGCAGAGGCTAAGAAATCAAACCCCAAAGCACCCAGAAAATTCCGATTCAAATTTACGGACAG ACTCAACACATTGGAACTGGGATTTTCAGCATTCCTTTTCTTGTGTGGATGCTATGACTTTGTTAATGGAAAGAACTGCTACTTCGTCTACCTTTGGCTCCAAACAGTCACCTTCTTCATCACTGGAATTGGATACGTTGGTACCATTATTTAA